ATTGCCGCAACTCCTCCGTTTTCGCTTCCCTTCGATAGTGCCTCGTGGTATTCCTCGGGCGAACCATAAGGAATCAATCTGGACTCATCAAACTTGAGCTGTCCCGCGAGAAGTCCTCTCACGAAAGATCCTTTCTGATATCCGACGAAATGGCGATTCCTTATCAAGTCTTGCACATCTACGAACTCCGGCGTTATACGTTGCACGGTTAAAAGTGAAGCTAAATTTGCAGTATAACTCTGAGTGAGGATAAGCACCACAAATACCCATACGATGAGCACAAGCCTTGTCAAATTGTTCCCAATCTTCTCTCCTATATTAAACAAAATCATAGTAAATTGCTAACAAAGGACCGAGCAGAAACCGAAAAACCAGAGTAAAGTATGGAAGCCCTTACTGTCGAGAAGACCTCAGcgaaattcaaaataagaaaaaaggcaCGATAGTTTTGAAAGGACTTACTATGCGCAAACACCAGTGTGGAGAAGGAAAACCAGAATATCATACTGAGTTGTTGACGACGACGACCCCTAAATTCTTCATTTGTACGATGTTCGAGGAGCCAAACAACGAACCCAGTAGAAATAAAGGCCACACAGATCATTAGCCAGAGATTCCAGCTCAATGGTTTTAAGAAGATCCACATGTTCCTCCGCTCGTCATCCTTAATGGCAACTACCATTGCTACACCGGATTCTAAGTATGGAAGTGTAAAATCGACGTAGGATGAGCGATTGGCAGTGATAGTCGTGTCTCCTATGACTGCATCGACTTTCTGCATCATCATGTCCTCATAAACTTAAACATATATGGGTATTTCACTTTCATCATAATAAACATGTTAATGATATTTGTGGACACAACATCTACCAAAAGTATTAAtattatgtctcaagtttgaatccGTATACAAGACCCAGCCTGAGTGGAGAATGTAGATAGGTTTGTTAAACCGAATTTGTCGACGCGTTGAGGTTTGTTTTCTGTTGAAGATAATATCCTAGTCCAAGTTTGACCAAGATTTGTCAAGAGCCCTGTCGTCCTTCACAAATTCCTTAAATGCTTTTCTTCATAGATATAGTTCATCAAGGGTAGCATGAACAGAGCCTGTTGGATTTCTCCAGGCAAGGCTTCAAGGGTTCTTCTGTTTCTGTTTTGAAAGATATTGTCAACCATGTTGGCAATTTGTTTTGGTACGGAGGACAAGAAAATTGGCTTCAGACCTGGGTCTCCACCCAAGGTATAGTAAagcttcatcatttctttgAAATGTCGGTCAAGATCTCTCCTTTCATTGGAACAGCATTCTCTTTTAAAGAACtcagttttcttttgttctaagaGATCTCCTGGGCTACCAATGATGTATAGATGAGAATCCGAATGACTTGGGTAAAGTCTTGAGCCAAAAAGGTGTTTTGGTCGGCTAGTGGAATGTTCATCCACCAGTCTAACAGCTTCCTATGAACATGCTGACAAATTCTAGGAGTATGTCAAAGTGGCTGACATCTGTGTTTAAGGACCTAGTGTTCATCCAGGCATAGAATTCTTGCAACCTTTCATACCACTTATGGTACAGAAGATCATCAAGAGTAAAGGTAAGCCTGGAAATGCTGGGAGTACTAGGATTAGGCTGCACCAGCTCGGATTCGTCTCTTCCTTGCATGTTTCTGTCATCTCCACTAGTcataaaataactaaaaattccTCTCTAGCTGCAAGAATAGCTTCTGCTTCTCATTCTGATTGGCTTTCTCCAAATGAAGGCTCAGGTGATTCTGAGGCTTTTGTGTCAGAAAGGAAATCTCCATCTGGATCTTCTTGAGTCACTGCTGTAATTTCAGGTAAAGTATTTCAGTGATGATTTCTCAAGAATGATTAGATAGGGTTTGAAATTATGTAGGGATGAGGAGGCTGGGAAGAAGTATTAGGCTGCTTTCCTAACTCTTCCCTTTGCTGTTGCACTATGATCCTATCTCAGATTGCAAGAATATCTGGTTTTCAGGATTTTGAACTATGAATGCAGAGCCCTGAGAAAAATGTTCGGGGAAGCTGAGGTAAAAGAggacaatttgatttttcccttGAGGATGTGAATGGTAACTCGAGGAAGAGGTCCGAGGGAGTTGTCCTTCTTGGAGGGCCCTGATCTATTTCAtcaacttctcaatttcaacgGTTTGATCAAGATAATGCCTAGGAGGCAAAGCCCCTAATTCCATCTTCTTGAGCTTATCTTGGAGAATTCGAAGCAGTTTATTTGTTACCACTTTTGTCTGGTCTACTCATTGGTAGACATGGTCAAGGCAAATCTTCAATTCAAATACCTAAGATTGAACACACCTTAGTGTCAACTGAAGTAATCTTGCTGTCCAGTGTCCTGAACACACCATTCTGGACAAGTACATTTTctatttgccaatttagaacagaTTCTGCATGACTGATCTTTTTAGACTTTCCCGTCGGATCAGGTCCTGTTGGATTTCGAATCTTTGGACGATGCTCATATCTAGCTGGGCTCATTAATTCTTCTAAAGGTGGGAGATATGAAGGGTGGAACATGCAAACGCTGGTTTAGAGTAGGGTGAAGGAATTGGCATCGTGTCCTTCCTGTAGAATCGCACAACGCGCTTGTCACATCCGGGATTTTTCTTTATCCATTAGAGGATGGCTTTACAAATGAAGAAACATATTTAATCGAGGAGGGCTTTGCTTTAGGAGGAGTCGACTTGTGTTTGGGTGAAGATGGGGGAGAAATTTCACAGAGGGGTAGCATGTTTGGGTGGTCCATAGGACACTAAAAATGATACTTACCACCATCTTCTCCTAGGGGTACAGTAAATGGGTCACCATCTTCCCATTTTTGGAAGAAATCATGCTCAATGAGCgggatttttcttccttctagatGGCTTCTCATCTCTGCTTCAATTAGGGCTAGACTCTGTCCACCATTTCATAATTAAGGGTTGTTCCAATAGAGTCTAGAGTCTGAGGATCTCCACTAATTTGTAGCTGGCCTTCAAAGCATTAAGAAGGCttgggtctgattgaaattaaGAAACAATGTTACAAACACAATTCCTGCATTCAATGTGGCCTCGACTATCCCAATACAGTCATGTTGGTAGTCGAGTATGTGGGTAttgttggaaatggtgatccattttccagaatttcctagagttgctaaactacaatctagaattccctagatgaagtttctggaagaaagaggaaaatttccAGCACGTAAGAGAAGTCTAGCATTTAAGAGAAGTCTAGAATATTCTAAGGCGGTGACTTACGCCTATAAATAGCCTTGTAGTTCATCATTTGAGGTGTGAGGTTGTGGAGGAGTAGATTTAAGATGGTTTCTATGTCATGAAATACTCCTCCATTATATAAAATATCTTGTACAAtccatttttatcaattagATAAAGTATATCCTATGTTCTTTGTCCTTCAATTATCCTATCTCATTccttgtccatcctctacaaactataccatacacttgcacacatcactaaccaaaaactataactaatatCAAAGCCATGCTTCCGCACGTAtacatctaaatttttttaataggtaTCAAGTAGTGCCATTCAGGGCACTACAGGAAGTCCTTTGTGGTAATGGAAAGTCAGAGCAAGGCAAATGACACCACAATGTAAGTGTGTGTAACCTTGAGTAAGCCACAGTTGCATGAACTCTAAGGTATTTGTAAGTTGACAATGTGATGTGGTCATGGAAAGTCAGAGCAAGGCGAATGACACCACAATGTAAGTGTGTAACCTTGAGTAAGCCACAGTTGCATGAACTCTAAGGTATTTGTAAGTTGACAATGTGATCTTGATGAGTAGGAGGAAAAGGAatcaaaatgagtttttttctttgtccaaaaatcaaaacGAGTTGACTAAACATACTCTCTGACCTCTTTTAGGGTATGTTAAATGAGTTTCCTTATAGAGCGAACATGAGAGAGATGCAGGTTTAGCAAAGGTTGAATATGGATCTTCGTTGAATTAAGATACTTCACAAAGATCGCAGGGAATGTGGAGAGTGAGGAAGAATATAAACGTGGGTTTTTGGGCTTTTCTTATTTCCTTAGGCCGCAGGTGGGTCTCTTCTTCTCAGGTAAAAAACAATGCACAGTACTCTTCAAGAAGTCGCGCGAGAAAGGATCGTTCGGTGGAGAATTCTTTCTTCAACCGCACGAAAGATTTCTCTTAAAACGTGTAGATTTGCTATAGATTTCTAGAGTGTGAGCATTTGCTACTCTGTAATTTTCCAATTGATTAATCTCCTAGTAGAGTAGATGCTAATACTTGGACCAAACCACATATATCTTTTTTCATTATTCCTTATTTATTCTTTTGGTgatttcatattgatttaataattataaaatccgATAGTTTTCGCAATATAttacaacaaaacaaaaagaaatcatgCATAAATACGAGCCAGGTATATCAATGACAGTGTGCATATTGATGTTGTGTGGACAGCTTCTCCGCAAGGGAATTTTTAACATGTATGATACAAAAGGTGAAACAAGATTCAGAAAGAATGCACTTAACAATGAAGACAATAgtcattccttttctttcaacTAGTCATTTATCAAGGAACAACGGGGTAAAATCTTGAAGAAAAAAGCACCAACTAACCTGAAGTTTAATTTCGAACAGCATATCGTCGTAGGTTCCTGCGCTTTGCCTGCTCTCATTCATATAAGGAATGTAATTGTAAGGAATAGCAAAAGGCAATGTATCCAGTACAGCCATGAACATGTCGTGGGCAAATCCTGAGTAGCTAGGCACGCCCGTATGTGGATCCCATTCGATTTTGAAGAACTCGTCAAAGCCGTCCTTCTTCGGAACCCCAATCCTTAGTTTCTTTCCTGATATCGGCATCACCCAACCTTTCGGTGGCTTCAATGTTTCTCCTGGCCAAGTAGGTGGCTTCAAATCGTTGGCCGAAGCTTTATAAACTTCCCTTCTTGATAGGTTCAATTCAGGTGAAAGTCCTTGTGCCAAAGTCCAATATCCAatgattttctcattttgtcCCACAACATTAAAGATTTCGAATGCAATGGGATGAAGTGCACCACTGGACAAATTAAATTCTCCAGTAAGGCCTTGAGATTTGATGCTTAGGATTTTGTCGAGCAATTTCGGGCCCATCTCAGAAATCCCGATAGATGAGAAGTTGAGTTTGTTTCTGCTCGTATTCGGCTTTAAGTATCTAGACTTTGCAGGATCCCATGCCATCTCTCCTGCTAACGCTAATGCTGTGACGGTGTCGTATGCCCATAAGCCAAATAGACTGAGATCAGCAATCTCGTCGTGTGGATTTCTCTCGGCGTAAAGCTTCCTCCATCtctcctcaaaatttctacGAGACTCCGATAGTGGTACATGTGGCCTTACGCCTAGAACACCTTGCATCGAGTCTAGAGACTTGGAGATGAACGGGTCCAGCAAAGACGACAAACCATCGGTGACAATCCACGCAAACTCCTCGCTCATCATCCCCGCATCACGTGCTAAAGCAAAGAACCTAGACCCAATCCCAGCAGTCATATGAACCAAAAATACTCGTGTCTGCCTCGTCAACAAGTTATTGAGCTCTTTTACGATGTCAATATTTTCCGTAAATAGAGGAATAACGCTTCTATAAGAGATCCGAGCATCAACCTCCTGGAACGCGTCAACAAGGTACGGGACCAAGCCGTTACCATATTCAGTGTCTTCATAAACAAGAGTTATTTCCCTCCAACCATAAGCTTGAACAACAGCCGCTAGAGCACCAACTTGTGAACTATCGTCATAGGCTGTCCGAACGAAATAATGGCTTTGCGTGGGAGAAAGGGATGGGCTAGTGGCTGAGAAGGATATGATTGGTACTTGAGCTTTCTCTCCCAAGTTGATAACAAATTTGGCTTGTGAGGACCATTTTGGACCCAGGATTGCGTGCACTTCTTCATTCTCCATCAAGTCTAGAACTGTAAACACGATGTATTTGATTAAACAATTGATCTGCCAAAAAAAGTGggattgctttttttttggtcgaaaaagtGGGATTGCTTAGAGAACCTCTCTTTTAGCAACAAAACACCGCAGGCTTGGAACAATAACAGGCCCGGTGGGCCAGGTATTTGTAATAATATAAGCCCGACTCTGAAGGCTTCGTGCCTGTTATCTCTAGGCTAGGTCAATGCTAAGCATTTCAGCCAGGACAGTACTTGATTGGGCCAATTAGTGTAGTCCAAGCTAATCCTGAAGTTtcacataatttttcaaaagaaaataacacaaataatctatgaattttgatctaat
This genomic stretch from Eucalyptus grandis isolate ANBG69807.140 chromosome 3, ASM1654582v1, whole genome shotgun sequence harbors:
- the LOC104439680 gene encoding glutamate receptor 2.8, whose product is MIQVGLVFGMNSPMGKVVESCISMAHSEFYGAHPDYRTRLSLLVRNPNDNAVDAASTVLDLMENEEVHAILGPKWSSQAKFVINLGEKAQVPIISFSATSPSLSPTQSHYFVRTAYDDSSQVGALAAVVQAYGWREITLVYEDTEYGNGLVPYLVDAFQEVDARISYRSVIPLFTENIDIVKELNNLLTRQTRVFLVHMTAGIGSRFFALARDAGMMSEEFAWIVTDGLSSLLDPFISKSLDSMQGVLGVRPHVPLSESRRNFEERWRKLYAERNPHDEIADLSLFGLWAYDTVTALALAGEMAWDPAKSRYLKPNTSRNKLNFSSIGISEMGPKLLDKILSIKSQGLTGEFNLSSGALHPIAFEIFNVVGQNEKIIGYWTLAQGLSPELNLSRREVYKASANDLKPPTWPGETLKPPKGWVMPISGKKLRIGVPKKDGFDEFFKIEWDPHTGVPSYSGFAHDMFMAVLDTLPFAIPYNYIPYMNESRQSAGTYDDMLFEIKLQKVDAVIGDTTITANRSSYVDFTLPYLESGVAMVVAIKDDERRNMWIFLKPLSWNLWLMICVAFISTGFVVWLLEHRTNEEFRGRRRQQLSMIFWFSFSTLVFAHREKIGNNLTRLVLIVWVFVVLILTQSYTANLASLLTVQRITPEFVDVQDLIRNRHFVGYQKGSFVRGLLAGQLKFDESRLIPYGSPEEYHEALSKGSENGGVAAIFDELPSIKHFLAKYCNKYKTVGPTYKADGFAFAFPLRSPLVSYISRAILKVTQDKARMDGIEGRYFRGQNSCPGQDAAIFSDNLSLSVYSFGGLFIITGVVSVSSVLIYVVLFFQSNWPSSRAIRPGDRSLRSKFSETANKFIREHRLLGCPWKNGSKMALTSQFRSMEASTNNDVGVTARRQNKKERPLLMMHV